The stretch of DNA CAAACTAGACATCCTCAAGACCCGTACCTACACTGGAGCCTATACCGGGCCCGAAACGTGGTACAGCCCGAGACGTGGTAGAATCTGCGACCAAACATGCCGACATCAACACCACCTTCCGTCCGAACGCGCCCAAGCGACCCTCTTTTCTCAGTTGTCGTCCCGGTTTTCAACGAGGAAGCCTGCGTCGCAGAACTCGTCTCGCGAGTACGCGATGCTTTCGAGGGCCTACGCCTCGAACTGATCCTGGTGAACGACGGGTCCTCTGACCACACCCTGGAAATGTTGCAGAAGGAATCGGAGTCCTCTGCCGAAGTGCACTACCTGTCTTTCTCGCGCAACTTTGGTCATCAGCCTGCCCTCGCGGCCGGCATTGAACACGCCACGGGTGACGCCGTGATTTCACTTGATGGAGACCTCCAACACCCCCCCGAACTGATTCCGCAACTCATCGAGCACTGGAGAGAAGGTTACGACATTGTCTACACCGTGCGCGTGGCCAATGAAGGCCACCGCCTCAAAGAGTTCGTGTCACGGAGTTTCTACCAGTTGCTGCGACGGATAAGCGGCGTTGACATCTCGCCGGGCACCGCGGATTTCAGATTACTCGATCGCAGGGCCGCCGACGCGTTGAAATCCTGCGCCGAGCACTTCATTTTTATACGGGGCATGGTTCCGTGGCTGGGTTTCTCGAAGCTACCGGTGCCCTACGAAGCCCAGCCTCGCCACGGCGGCGAGACCAAGTATCTCACCGGCAGCATGATTCGTTTTGCCCTCGACGGGATCTTCGCGTTTTCCACCGTCCCCCTGCGCCTGATCTCCTTGCTGGGCGCACTGACGGTATG from Candidatus Binatota bacterium encodes:
- a CDS encoding glycosyltransferase; translation: MPTSTPPSVRTRPSDPLFSVVVPVFNEEACVAELVSRVRDAFEGLRLELILVNDGSSDHTLEMLQKESESSAEVHYLSFSRNFGHQPALAAGIEHATGDAVISLDGDLQHPPELIPQLIEHWREGYDIVYTVRVANEGHRLKEFVSRSFYQLLRRISGVDISPGTADFRLLDRRAADALKSCAEHFIFIRGMVPWLGFSKLPVPYEAQPRHGGETKYLTGSMIRFALDGIFAFSTVPLRLISLLGALTVCLGFLYGLYTLGVRLFTSQAEVGWTSLVVVILIFSGAQMLSIGILSEYVGRIYEEVKSRPRYVIAEASPAMENHP